The following proteins come from a genomic window of Salvia hispanica cultivar TCC Black 2014 chromosome 4, UniMelb_Shisp_WGS_1.0, whole genome shotgun sequence:
- the LOC125223759 gene encoding ubiquinol oxidase 2, mitochondrial-like: protein MSRRAAMQVSRLFNSTSTISQGSTFLKSTLMLGNRHRSSMASQEKAKSGADGKDDQGTVSSYWGVVPHKIRKDDGSPWPWNSFRPWETYTADTSIDVKKHHEAKTLMDKFAYGTVQALKYPTHLFFQRRHICHAMLLETVAAVPGMVGGMMLHLKSLRRFEQSGGWIKALLEEAENERMHLMTFLEVSQPKWSERALVIAVQGVFFNAYFAAYLISPKLAHRIVGYLEEEAVNSYTEFLEDLEKGLVENQPAPAIAIDYWRLPADSTLKDVVTVIRADEAHHRDLNHYASDIQCQGHELKEYPAPLGYH, encoded by the exons ATGAGCCGTCGCGCTGCAATGCAAGTCTCAAGGCTATTCAATAGCACTTCCACAATTTCACAAGGCTCTACATTCCTTAAGTCTACCCTGATGCTCGGGAATAGGCATCGGAGTAGCATGGCTTCACAAGAAAAGGCTAAATCAGGAGCCGATGGTAAGGATGATCAAGGCACCGTTAGCAGCTATTGGGGCGTGGTTCCTCACAAAATACGCAAGGATGACGGGTCGCCATGGCCGTGGAACAGTTTCCGGCCGTGGGAGACATACACGGCGGACACGAGTATCGATGTAAAGAAGCACCATGAGGCTAAGACTCTCATGGACAAGTTTGCTTATGGGACTGTCCAAGCTCTCAAATACCCAACCCACTTATTTTTTCag AGGCGGCACATTTGCCACGCGATGCTGCTGGAGACGGTGGCGGCGGTGCCAGGGATGGTGGGCGGGATGATGCTGCACCTGAAATCGCTGCGGCGGTTCGAGCAAAGCGGGGGATGGATCAAGGCGCTGCTGGAAGAGGCGGAAAACGAGCGGATGCATCTGATGACGTTCCTTGAAGTATCGCAGCCGAAATGGTCGGAGCGAGCCCTTGTTATCGCGGTGCAGGGCGTCTTCTTCAACGCCTACTTCGCCGCCTACCTCATTTCGCCCAAATTAGCGCATCGCATCGTCGGATACCTAGAGGAGGAGGCCGTCAATTCCTACACCGAATTCCTTGAAGATTTGGAGAAGGGGTTGGTCGAGAATCAGCCCGCGCCGGCTATAGCCATTGATTACTGGCGGCTTCCTGCCGATTCCACGCTCAAGGACGTCGTCACAGTTATTAGAGCCGATGAGGCGCATCACCGTGATCTCAACCACTATGCATCG GACATACAATGCCAAGGACATGAACTGAAGGAATATCCCGCTCCGCTTGGATACCACTGA
- the LOC125218366 gene encoding uncharacterized protein LOC125218366 translates to MATQEEEQIQETQHQESLHLLSTYLGLSFAIFLGFLPKNSIQLLSTYQTQNKVLTFKLKQAEEQLKQLHSRRKEDSKANARVVEIFASHRHAWQQEEKRLLQQIDDCSEEIAFLKSKVEDFEGVEADFKASIEDLKREVSEREEMLSFMSRSNCESGGECYGDLGLSCGAAKAGVSEGVDDCFNSHTHTAFTSDFLNPAASKFWSDKASLWQDMQQYEPVESVYHMKHFVSRRESPWKVDGDSSGVSSKLKLLEQELLNLERVCRSDLSKVPSQMRKQAKRYQALAGKIDDLCRRMQASDPCESTLSSEFRIQRQTEFLLEAFRLQQRASETSQKLTALQTERGKSYREEVDGAANLSTRRSLDSIGNNFKEIQRNLEIWLARIIGDLEGLLSRDGASRAREYYVSRYPFAHQ, encoded by the exons ATGGCTAcccaagaagaagaacaaatCCAAGAAACCCAACACCAAGAAAGCCTCCATCTCCTCTCCACCTATCTGGGCCTGAGCTTCGCAATCTTCCTGGGGTTCTTGCCTAAGAATTCAATCCAATTACTCTCCACATACCAAACCCAGAACAAAGTTCTCACCTTTAAGCTAAAGCAAGCGGAGGAGCAGCTGAAGCAGCTCCATTCAAGGAGGAAAGAGGATTCCAAGGCAAACGCCAGAGTTGTCGAGATTTTCGCCAGCCACAGGCACGCTTGGCAGCAGGAGGAGAAGCGGCTGCTGCAGCAGATCGACGATTGCAGCGAGGAGATCGCCTTCTTGAAGAGTAAAGTCGAGGACTTTGAGGGAGTGGAGGCCGATTTCAAGGCCAGCATTGAGGATTTGAAGAGAGAGGTTAGTGAGAGAGAGGAGATGCTGAGCTTCATGAGCAGGAGTAATTGTGAGAGCGGTGGGGAGTGCTATGGTGATTTGGGCTTGAGCTGTGGTGCTGCCAAAGCTGGGGTTTCGGAGGGGGTTGATGACTGCTTTAATAGCCACACTCATACTGCCTTTACCTCTGATTTCTTGAATCCTGCTGCTTCCAAATTTTGGTCTGATAAAGCTAGCTTATGGCAG GATATGCAGCAGTACGAGCCAGTCGAGTCTGTTTACCACATGAAACATTTCGTGTCTAG AAGGGAGTCCCCTTGGAAGGTAGATGGTGATTCTAGTGGAGTCTCATCGAAATTAAAGCTGCTTGAGCAAGAACTCCTGAATTTGGAAAGAGTTTGTAGGTCAGATCTGTCGAAAGTGCCATCACAGATGCGGAAGCAAGCCAAGAGGTACCAAGCATTAGCAGGAAAGATCGATGATCTCTGCAGGAGAATG CAAGCTAGTGATCCATGTGAATCCACTCTGAGCTCAGAGTTTCGCATACAAAGGCAGACAGAGTTCTTGCTTGAAGCATTTCGTCTGCAGCAACGAGCCTCTGAGACCAGCCAGAAACTCACAGCACTACAGACTGAGAGAGGAAAGAGCTACAGAGAGGAGGTTGATGGGGCGGCTAACCTATCCACGAGGCGATCACTCGACTCCATCGGAAACAACTTCAAAGAGATACAAAGGAATCTTGAGATATGGCTGGCAAGAATCATAGGAGACCTCGAAGGGCTGCTGTCTAGAGACGGGGCCTCTCGTGCAAGAGAATACTACGTCTCGAGGTACCCTTTTGCTCACCAGTAA
- the LOC125224105 gene encoding acyl-CoA-binding protein — protein sequence MGLKEEFEEYAEKAKTLPESTSNENRLILYGLYKQATVGNVNTSRPGMFNMRDRAKWDAWKAVEGKTKEQAMSDYITKVKQLLE from the exons ATGGGTTTGAAG GAAGAATTTGAGGAGTATGCTGAGAAAGCTAAGACCTTGCCTGAGAGCACTTCAAATGAAAACAGGCTCATTCTATATGGACTCTACAAGCAAGCTACAGTTGGAAATGTCAACACGA GTCGTCCCGGTATGTTTAACATGAGGGACAGGGCGAAGTGGGATGCCTGGAAGGCCGTTGAAG GAAAAACTAAGGAGCAAGCAATGAGTGATTACATCACCAAGGTGAAGCAGTTACTGGAATAA
- the LOC125218560 gene encoding putative ankyrin repeat protein RF_0381 encodes MGKKPSAAIAGSIDEELHAAARSGDLKAVQAICSTNPLAVNSRDRHSRTPLHLAAWAGHSEVVNYLCKNKADVGAAAMDDMGAIHFAAQKGHLDVVKILLASGVSVKSCNRKGMTALHYAAQGSNTEFVNYLLKKGANKNNKNKAGKTAVDLASSEEIRKLLLEYEPSSQRLVSSGNEKDETKTASVAEGSDGGTAAVQGDEGNEEEKDESLKRKNGDSNEENRQGTKKTKVALGHLLAEDDMLEEEEEEEED; translated from the exons ATGGGGAAAAAGCCTTCGGCGGCGATTGCTGGTTCCATTGATGAAGAGCTGCACGCGGCTGCGCGATCGGGGGACCTCAAGGCGGTGCAGGCGATATGCAGCACCAATCCTCTCGCTGTCAACTCGCGCGATAGGCACTCCCGTACGCC ACTACACCTAGCGGCATGGGCTGGGCATTCTGAAGTTGTGAACTATCTCTGTAAGAACAAGGCCGATGTGGGTGCTGCTGCGATGGATGACATGGGTGCAATTCACTTTGCCGCACAGAAGGGTCATCTCGACGTTGTCAAGATTCTGCTGGCATCGGGAGTATCTGTCAAGTCTTGTAACCGGAAGGGCATGACCGCTCTTCACTATGCTGCTCAGGGCTCCAACACAGAATTTGTTAATTACTTGCTGAAGAAAGGTGCAAACAAGAATAATAAGAACAAGGCTGGAAAAACTGCTGTTGATCTTGCAAGCAGTGAAGAAATCCGCAAATTGTTACTTGAATATGAGCCTTCTTCTCAAAGACTGGTCAGCAGTGGTAATGAAAAGGATGAAACGAAAACTGCTTCTGTTGCGGAGGGGTCTGATGGTGGGACTGCTGCTGTGCAAGGAGATGAAGGTAATGAAGAGGAGAAAGATGAGAGTCTGAAGAGGAAAAATGGAGACAGTAATGAGGAAAACCGACAGGGAACTAAGAAGACTAAAGTAGCTCTGGGCCATCTTCTAGCTGAGGATGATATGCtggaagaggaggaagaagaagaagaagattaa